A section of the Humulus lupulus chromosome 2, drHumLupu1.1, whole genome shotgun sequence genome encodes:
- the LOC133818364 gene encoding putative protein FAR1-RELATED SEQUENCE 10: MTMKPSSNIWIGRQQCPCGDWKCYIKFEGSDQASVSSQHVMTEMITSSSPVEAVFTPYVGQIFRSDDDAFEYYSNFARKNGFSIRKARSTESQNLGIYRRDFVCYRSGFNQPRKKANVEHPRERKSVRCGCDAKLYLTKEIVDGVTQWYVSQFSNVHNHELLEDDQVRLLPAYRKIHEADQERILLLSKAGFPVNRIVKVLELEKGVQPGQLPFIEKDVRNFVRTCKKAVQESDALLTEKRENDMLELVESCKAMSVRDADFIYEYTTDEHGRVENIAWSCGKSVRAFTVFGDVIYLETSYRSLTHGLLLGVWFGIDNHGKAIVLGCVLLQDESSHSLSWALQSFVQFMRGRHPQTILTDIDSGLRDAVARELPNTKHVICIWHVLSKISSWLSLPLGSQYAEFKSDFDMLCHHENIEEFEHQWNLLIARYGLVSDKHIALLYSFRASWSFSYIRSYFLACMMTTEFSQCLESCMKRILSVQTCLQVFFDQVSIVADSGNQIRDRMQYVHIKTCMPIEEHARSILTPFAFHLLQHEIALSMQYATTEMANGSYIVRHYKKMDGECLVIWIPDDVQIHCSCKEFEHSGILCRHALRVLSVKNFFQLPDKYLMLRWRLESSLVLMNDHNFPSSSDDCAQAFHSLAETIWTESLAAKERFDYVHRELNVLLEHVQNMPVADEYASHMTANVSDS; this comes from the exons ATGACAATGAAGCCATCAAGTAATATATGGATTGGACGCCAACAATGCCCATGTGGAGATTGGAAGTGTTACATTAAGTTTGAAGGAAGTGATCAAGCCTCGGTGAGCTCTCAGCATGTGATGACTGAGATGATAACATCGTCTTCGCCTGTAGAAGCTGTCTTTACTCCTTATGTGGGTCAAATTTTCAGAAGCGACGATGATGCATTTGAATACTACAGCAATTTTGCCCGCAAGAATGGGTTTTCAATCAGAAAAGCACGCTCAACAGAAAGTCAAAACTTGGGGATCTATAGAAGAGATTTTGTTTGTTATCGATCAGGATTTAATCAGCCACGGAAAAAGGCTAATGTTGAACACCCAAGGGAGCGAAAGTCAGTAAGGTGTGGATGTGATGCAAAGCTGTATTTGACTAAGGAAATTGTTGATGGTGTTACACAGTGGTATGTTTCACAATTTAGTAATGTTCATAATCATGAATTGTTGGAAGATGATCAAGTTCGCCTACTTCCTGCATATCGGAAAATACATGAGGCTGACCAAGAGCGCATTCTCTTACTTTCAAAAGCTGGGTTCCCTGTGAACAGGATAGTAAAGGTATTGGAGTTAGAAAAGGGTGTTCAACCTGGACAGTTGCCTTTCATTGAGAAAGATGTCAGGAATTTTGTTAGGACTTGTAAGAAGGCAGTTCAGGAAAGTGATGCATTGCTAACTGAGAAAAGAGAGAATGATATGTTGGAACTTGTTGAGTCCTGCAAGGCTATGTCAGTAAGGGATGCAGATTTTATTTATGAGTATACCACTGATGAACATGGGAGAGTTGAAAATATTGCATGGTCATGTGGAAAGTCTGTACGTGCATTTACAGTGTTTGGTGATGTAATTTATCTCGAGACAAGTTATCGTTCACTTACTCATGGATTGCTTCTTGGGGTGTGGTTTGGTATTGATAATCATGGGAAAGCAATTGTGTTGGGGTGTGTTTTGCTACAGGATGAAAGTTCTCATTCGCTATCTTGGGCTTTACAG AGTTTTGTTCAATTTATGAGAGGAAGACATCCACAGACTATTCTAACCGATATTGATTCAGGGCTCAGAGATGCTGTAGCAAGGGAGTTACCCAATACCAAACATGTTATTTGCATATGGCATGTCCTGTCAAAAATATCCAGTTGGTTGTCTTTGCCTCTTGGATCACAATATGCTGaatttaaatctgattttgatatGTTGTGTCATCATGAGAATATAGAAGAGTTTGAACATCAATGGAATCTCTTGATTGCTCGGTATGGGCTTGTTTCAGATAAGCATATTGCATTACTTTATTCATTTCGAGCATCCTGGTCATTTTCCTACATTAGAAGTTACTTCCTGGCTTGTATGATGACAACAGAGTTTTCACAATGTTTAGAGTCATGCATGAAAAGAATTTTGAGTGTACAGACATGTCTCCAAGTATTCTTTGATCAG GTTAGTATTGTCGCAGACTCTGGGAATCAAATCAGAGATCGCATGCAATATGTGCACATCAAGACTTGCATGCCAATTGAAGAACATGCTCGAAGTATTCTAACACCTTTTGCTTTTCACCTCTTGCAACATGAAATTGCATTGTCCATGCAATATGCAACCACAGAAATGGCAAATGGATCTTATATTGTGAGGCATTACAAGAAAATGGATGGAGAGTGTCTTGTGATTTGGATTCCTGACGATGTGCAAATTCATTGTTCCTGTAAAGAATTTGAACATTCAGGGATATTATGCAGGCACGCTCTTCGAGTGCTTTCAGTGAAGAACTTCTTTCAACTCCCAGATAAATATCTTATGCTTCGTTGGCGTTTAGAGAGTTCCTTGGTTCTTATGAATGATCACAACTTTCCAAGCAGCAGTGACGATTGTGCTCAAGCCTTTCATTCGCTAGCTGAAACTATATGGACAGAGTCATTGGCTGCCAAGGAGCGGTTTGATTATGTTCATAGAGAACTTAATGTGCTTCTTGAGCATGTTCAAAATATGCCAGTGGCTGATGAATATGCTTCACATATGACAGCTAACGTCAGCGACTCTTAG